One genomic region from Rattus norvegicus strain BN/NHsdMcwi chromosome 10, GRCr8, whole genome shotgun sequence encodes:
- the Git1 gene encoding ARF GTPase-activating protein GIT1 isoform X1, which translates to MSRKGPRAEVCADCSAPDPGWASISRGVLVCDECCSVHRSLGRHISIVKHLRHSAWPPTLLQMVHTLASNGANSIWEHSLLDPAQVQSGRRKANPQDKVHPIKSEFIRAKYQMLAFVHKLPCRDDDGVTAKDLSKQLHSSVRTGNLETCLRLLSLGAQANFFHPEKGTTPLHVAAKAGQTLQAELLVVYGADPGSPDVNGRTPIDYARQAGHHELAERLVECQYELTDRLAFYLCGRKPDHKNGHYIIPQMADRSRQKCMSQSLDLSELAKAAKKKLQALSNRLFEELAMDVYDEVDRRENDAVWLATQNHSTLVTERSAVPFLPVNPEYSATRNQGRQKLARFNAREFATLIIDILSEAKRRQQGKSLSSPTDNLELSARNQSDLDDQHDYDSVASDEDTDQEPLPSAGATRNNRARSMDSSDLSDGAVTLQEYLELKKALATSEAKVQQLMKVNSSLSDELRKLQREAENLQLRQPPGPVPVPSLPSERAEHTLMGPGGSTHRRDRQAFSMYEPGSALKPFGGAPGDELATRLQPFHSTELEDDAIYSVHVPAGLYRIRKGVSASSVTFTPSSPLLSSSQEGSRHASKLSRHGSGAESDYENTQSGEPLLGLEGKRFLELSKEDELHAELESLDGDPDPGLPSTEDVILKTEQVTKNIQELLRAAQEFKHDSFVPCSEKIHLAVTEMASLFPKRPALEPVRSSLRLLNASAYRLQSECRKTVPPEPGAPVDFQLLTQQVIQCAYDIAKAAKQLVTITTREKKQ; encoded by the exons ATGTCCCGGAAGGGGCCGCGAGCGGAGGTGTGTGCGGACTGCAGCGCCCCTG ACCCTGGCTGGGCATCTATCAGCAGAGGTGTGCTGGTTTGTGACGAGTGCTGCAGTGTGCACCGGAGCCTGGGACGACACATCTCCATTGTCAAACACCTTCGCCACAGCGCCTGGCCTCCTACGCTGCTACAG ATGGTGCACACGCTTGCCAGCAACGGGGCCAACTCTATCTGGGAGCATTCCCTGCTGGACCCTGCACAAGTGCAAAGTGGCCGGCGCAAAGCCAACCCCCAAGACAAAGTCCA CCCCATCAAGTCAGAGTTCATCAGGGCAAAGTACCAGATGCTGGCGTTTGTGCACAAGCTTCCCTGCCGTGATGATGATGGGGTCACCGCCAAAGACCTCAGCAAG CAACTGCACTCGAGTGTGCGAACAGGCAACCTGGAGACCTGTCTGCGCCTGCTTTCCCTGGGTGCCCAGGCCAACTTCTTCCACCCAGAAAAGGGCACTACACCTCTACACGTGGCTGCCAAGGCAGGGCAGACACTGCAGGCTGAGCTGCTAGTAGTGTATGGGGCTGACCCAGGCTCCCCTGATGTCAATGGCCGCACACCCATTGACTATGCCAG GCAGGCGGGGCACCATGAACTGGCAGAAAGGCTAGTTGAGTGCCAGTATGAGCTCACTGACCGGTTGGCCTTCTACCTCTGTGGACGGAAGCCTG atCACAAGAATGGGCATTACATCATCCCACAGATGGCTGACAG ATCTCGGCAAAAGTGCATGTCTCAGAG TTTGGATCTGTCTGAattggccaaagctgccaagaaGAAGCTACAAGCA CTCAGCAACCGGCTCTTTGAGGAGCTCGCCATGGATGTGTATGACGAAGTGGACCGGAGAGAAAATGATGCAG TGTGGCTAGCTACCCAGAATCATAGCACCCTGGTGACAGAACGCAGTGCTGTGCCCTTCCTGCCAGTCAACCCTGAATACTCAGCCACTCGGAATCAG GGACGACAGAAATTGGCTCGTTTTAATGCCCGAGAGTTTGCCACCTTGATCATCGACATCCTCAGTGAGGCCAAACGGAGGCAGCAGGGCAAGAGTCTGAGCAGCCCCACAG ACAACCTCGAGCTGTCTGCACGGAACCAAAGTGACCTGGACGACCAGCACGACTACGATAGTGTGGCTTCTGACGAAGACACAGACCAGGAGCCCTTGCCCAGTGCTGGCGCCACGCGGAACAATCGTGCCAGG AGCATGGACTCCTCAGATCTGTCGGATGGGGCTGTGACGCTGCAGGAGTACCTGGAGCTGAAGAAGGCTCTGGCTACCTCCGAGGCCAAAGTGCAGCAGCTCATGAAAGTCAACAGCAGTCTGAGTGACGAGCTTCGGAAGCTGCAGAGGGAG GCAGAGAACCTGCAGCTCCGGCAGCCACCAGGACCAGTGCCTGTACCCTCACTTCCCAGTGAACGGGCAGAACACACACTCATGGGCCCTGGTGGAAGTACCCATCGCAGGGACCGCCAGGCCTTCTCTATGTATGAGCCAGGCTCCGCCCTGAAGCCCTTTGGAGGTGCACCTGGGGATGAGCTCGCCACACGGCTCCAGCCTTTCCACAGCACA GAGCTGGAAGATGATGCCATCTATTCAGTACATGTCCCTGCTGGCCTTTACCGG ATCCGGAAGGGGGTGTCTGCCTCTTCTGTGACCttcactccctcctccccactgctgTCAAGCTCCCAAGAAGGAAGTCGCCATGCG AGCAAGCTTTCACGCCACGGCAGTGGCGCAGAGAGTGACTATGAGAACACACAGAGTGGAGAGCCTCTGCTGGG ACTTGAAGGGAAGCGATTCCTAGAGCTGAGCAAGGAGGATGAGCTGCACGCTGAGCTGGAGAGCTTAGATGGAGACCCAGACCCCGGGCTCCCCAGCACAGAAGATGTCATCCTAAAGACAGAGCAGGTCACCAAGAACATTCAGGAGCTATTGCGGGCAGCCCAGGAGTTCAAACATGACAG CTTTGTGCCCTGTTCAGAAAAGATCCATTTGGCTGTGACTGAGATGGCCTCTCTCTTCCCAAAG agGCCAGCCCTGGAGCCTGTGCGCAGTTCACTGCGGCTGCTCAACGCCAGCGCCTACCGGCTGCAGAGTGAATGCCGGAAGACAGTGCCTCCAGAACCTGGCGCCCCTGTGGACTTCCAGCTACTGACTCAGCAGGTGATCCAGTGCGCCTATGACATCGCCAAGGCTGCCAAGCAGCTGGTCACCATCACCACCCGAGAGAAGAAACAGTGA
- the Git1 gene encoding ARF GTPase-activating protein GIT1 isoform X2: protein MSRKGPRAEVCADCSAPDPGWASISRGVLVCDECCSVHRSLGRHISIVKHLRHSAWPPTLLQMVHTLASNGANSIWEHSLLDPAQVQSGRRKANPQDKVHPIKSEFIRAKYQMLAFVHKLPCRDDDGVTAKDLSKQLHSSVRTGNLETCLRLLSLGAQANFFHPEKGTTPLHVAAKAGQTLQAELLVVYGADPGSPDVNGRTPIDYARQAGHHELAERLVECQYELTDRLAFYLCGRKPDHKNGHYIIPQMADSLDLSELAKAAKKKLQALSNRLFEELAMDVYDEVDRRENDAVWLATQNHSTLVTERSAVPFLPVNPEYSATRNQGRQKLARFNAREFATLIIDILSEAKRRQQGKSLSSPTDNLELSARNQSDLDDQHDYDSVASDEDTDQEPLPSAGATRNNRARSMDSSDLSDGAVTLQEYLELKKALATSEAKVQQLMKVNSSLSDELRKLQREIHKLQAENLQLRQPPGPVPVPSLPSERAEHTLMGPGGSTHRRDRQAFSMYEPGSALKPFGGAPGDELATRLQPFHSTELEDDAIYSVHVPAGLYRIRKGVSASSVTFTPSSPLLSSSQEGSRHASKLSRHGSGAESDYENTQSGEPLLGLEGKRFLELSKEDELHAELESLDGDPDPGLPSTEDVILKTEQVTKNIQELLRAAQEFKHDSFVPCSEKIHLAVTEMASLFPKRPALEPVRSSLRLLNASAYRLQSECRKTVPPEPGAPVDFQLLTQQVIQCAYDIAKAAKQLVTITTREKKQ, encoded by the exons ATGTCCCGGAAGGGGCCGCGAGCGGAGGTGTGTGCGGACTGCAGCGCCCCTG ACCCTGGCTGGGCATCTATCAGCAGAGGTGTGCTGGTTTGTGACGAGTGCTGCAGTGTGCACCGGAGCCTGGGACGACACATCTCCATTGTCAAACACCTTCGCCACAGCGCCTGGCCTCCTACGCTGCTACAG ATGGTGCACACGCTTGCCAGCAACGGGGCCAACTCTATCTGGGAGCATTCCCTGCTGGACCCTGCACAAGTGCAAAGTGGCCGGCGCAAAGCCAACCCCCAAGACAAAGTCCA CCCCATCAAGTCAGAGTTCATCAGGGCAAAGTACCAGATGCTGGCGTTTGTGCACAAGCTTCCCTGCCGTGATGATGATGGGGTCACCGCCAAAGACCTCAGCAAG CAACTGCACTCGAGTGTGCGAACAGGCAACCTGGAGACCTGTCTGCGCCTGCTTTCCCTGGGTGCCCAGGCCAACTTCTTCCACCCAGAAAAGGGCACTACACCTCTACACGTGGCTGCCAAGGCAGGGCAGACACTGCAGGCTGAGCTGCTAGTAGTGTATGGGGCTGACCCAGGCTCCCCTGATGTCAATGGCCGCACACCCATTGACTATGCCAG GCAGGCGGGGCACCATGAACTGGCAGAAAGGCTAGTTGAGTGCCAGTATGAGCTCACTGACCGGTTGGCCTTCTACCTCTGTGGACGGAAGCCTG atCACAAGAATGGGCATTACATCATCCCACAGATGGCTGACAG TTTGGATCTGTCTGAattggccaaagctgccaagaaGAAGCTACAAGCA CTCAGCAACCGGCTCTTTGAGGAGCTCGCCATGGATGTGTATGACGAAGTGGACCGGAGAGAAAATGATGCAG TGTGGCTAGCTACCCAGAATCATAGCACCCTGGTGACAGAACGCAGTGCTGTGCCCTTCCTGCCAGTCAACCCTGAATACTCAGCCACTCGGAATCAG GGACGACAGAAATTGGCTCGTTTTAATGCCCGAGAGTTTGCCACCTTGATCATCGACATCCTCAGTGAGGCCAAACGGAGGCAGCAGGGCAAGAGTCTGAGCAGCCCCACAG ACAACCTCGAGCTGTCTGCACGGAACCAAAGTGACCTGGACGACCAGCACGACTACGATAGTGTGGCTTCTGACGAAGACACAGACCAGGAGCCCTTGCCCAGTGCTGGCGCCACGCGGAACAATCGTGCCAGG AGCATGGACTCCTCAGATCTGTCGGATGGGGCTGTGACGCTGCAGGAGTACCTGGAGCTGAAGAAGGCTCTGGCTACCTCCGAGGCCAAAGTGCAGCAGCTCATGAAAGTCAACAGCAGTCTGAGTGACGAGCTTCGGAAGCTGCAGAGGGAG ATCCACAAACTGCAGGCAGAGAACCTGCAGCTCCGGCAGCCACCAGGACCAGTGCCTGTACCCTCACTTCCCAGTGAACGGGCAGAACACACACTCATGGGCCCTGGTGGAAGTACCCATCGCAGGGACCGCCAGGCCTTCTCTATGTATGAGCCAGGCTCCGCCCTGAAGCCCTTTGGAGGTGCACCTGGGGATGAGCTCGCCACACGGCTCCAGCCTTTCCACAGCACA GAGCTGGAAGATGATGCCATCTATTCAGTACATGTCCCTGCTGGCCTTTACCGG ATCCGGAAGGGGGTGTCTGCCTCTTCTGTGACCttcactccctcctccccactgctgTCAAGCTCCCAAGAAGGAAGTCGCCATGCG AGCAAGCTTTCACGCCACGGCAGTGGCGCAGAGAGTGACTATGAGAACACACAGAGTGGAGAGCCTCTGCTGGG ACTTGAAGGGAAGCGATTCCTAGAGCTGAGCAAGGAGGATGAGCTGCACGCTGAGCTGGAGAGCTTAGATGGAGACCCAGACCCCGGGCTCCCCAGCACAGAAGATGTCATCCTAAAGACAGAGCAGGTCACCAAGAACATTCAGGAGCTATTGCGGGCAGCCCAGGAGTTCAAACATGACAG CTTTGTGCCCTGTTCAGAAAAGATCCATTTGGCTGTGACTGAGATGGCCTCTCTCTTCCCAAAG agGCCAGCCCTGGAGCCTGTGCGCAGTTCACTGCGGCTGCTCAACGCCAGCGCCTACCGGCTGCAGAGTGAATGCCGGAAGACAGTGCCTCCAGAACCTGGCGCCCCTGTGGACTTCCAGCTACTGACTCAGCAGGTGATCCAGTGCGCCTATGACATCGCCAAGGCTGCCAAGCAGCTGGTCACCATCACCACCCGAGAGAAGAAACAGTGA
- the Git1 gene encoding ARF GTPase-activating protein GIT1 isoform X3, with the protein MSRKGPRAEVCADCSAPDPGWASISRGVLVCDECCSVHRSLGRHISIVKHLRHSAWPPTLLQMVHTLASNGANSIWEHSLLDPAQVQSGRRKANPQDKVHPIKSEFIRAKYQMLAFVHKLPCRDDDGVTAKDLSKQLHSSVRTGNLETCLRLLSLGAQANFFHPEKGTTPLHVAAKAGQTLQAELLVVYGADPGSPDVNGRTPIDYARQAGHHELAERLVECQYELTDRLAFYLCGRKPDHKNGHYIIPQMADSLDLSELAKAAKKKLQALSNRLFEELAMDVYDEVDRRENDAVWLATQNHSTLVTERSAVPFLPVNPEYSATRNQGRQKLARFNAREFATLIIDILSEAKRRQQGKSLSSPTDNLELSARNQSDLDDQHDYDSVASDEDTDQEPLPSAGATRNNRARSMDSSDLSDGAVTLQEYLELKKALATSEAKVQQLMKVNSSLSDELRKLQREAENLQLRQPPGPVPVPSLPSERAEHTLMGPGGSTHRRDRQAFSMYEPGSALKPFGGAPGDELATRLQPFHSTELEDDAIYSVHVPAGLYRIRKGVSASSVTFTPSSPLLSSSQEGSRHASKLSRHGSGAESDYENTQSGEPLLGLEGKRFLELSKEDELHAELESLDGDPDPGLPSTEDVILKTEQVTKNIQELLRAAQEFKHDSFVPCSEKIHLAVTEMASLFPKRPALEPVRSSLRLLNASAYRLQSECRKTVPPEPGAPVDFQLLTQQVIQCAYDIAKAAKQLVTITTREKKQ; encoded by the exons ATGTCCCGGAAGGGGCCGCGAGCGGAGGTGTGTGCGGACTGCAGCGCCCCTG ACCCTGGCTGGGCATCTATCAGCAGAGGTGTGCTGGTTTGTGACGAGTGCTGCAGTGTGCACCGGAGCCTGGGACGACACATCTCCATTGTCAAACACCTTCGCCACAGCGCCTGGCCTCCTACGCTGCTACAG ATGGTGCACACGCTTGCCAGCAACGGGGCCAACTCTATCTGGGAGCATTCCCTGCTGGACCCTGCACAAGTGCAAAGTGGCCGGCGCAAAGCCAACCCCCAAGACAAAGTCCA CCCCATCAAGTCAGAGTTCATCAGGGCAAAGTACCAGATGCTGGCGTTTGTGCACAAGCTTCCCTGCCGTGATGATGATGGGGTCACCGCCAAAGACCTCAGCAAG CAACTGCACTCGAGTGTGCGAACAGGCAACCTGGAGACCTGTCTGCGCCTGCTTTCCCTGGGTGCCCAGGCCAACTTCTTCCACCCAGAAAAGGGCACTACACCTCTACACGTGGCTGCCAAGGCAGGGCAGACACTGCAGGCTGAGCTGCTAGTAGTGTATGGGGCTGACCCAGGCTCCCCTGATGTCAATGGCCGCACACCCATTGACTATGCCAG GCAGGCGGGGCACCATGAACTGGCAGAAAGGCTAGTTGAGTGCCAGTATGAGCTCACTGACCGGTTGGCCTTCTACCTCTGTGGACGGAAGCCTG atCACAAGAATGGGCATTACATCATCCCACAGATGGCTGACAG TTTGGATCTGTCTGAattggccaaagctgccaagaaGAAGCTACAAGCA CTCAGCAACCGGCTCTTTGAGGAGCTCGCCATGGATGTGTATGACGAAGTGGACCGGAGAGAAAATGATGCAG TGTGGCTAGCTACCCAGAATCATAGCACCCTGGTGACAGAACGCAGTGCTGTGCCCTTCCTGCCAGTCAACCCTGAATACTCAGCCACTCGGAATCAG GGACGACAGAAATTGGCTCGTTTTAATGCCCGAGAGTTTGCCACCTTGATCATCGACATCCTCAGTGAGGCCAAACGGAGGCAGCAGGGCAAGAGTCTGAGCAGCCCCACAG ACAACCTCGAGCTGTCTGCACGGAACCAAAGTGACCTGGACGACCAGCACGACTACGATAGTGTGGCTTCTGACGAAGACACAGACCAGGAGCCCTTGCCCAGTGCTGGCGCCACGCGGAACAATCGTGCCAGG AGCATGGACTCCTCAGATCTGTCGGATGGGGCTGTGACGCTGCAGGAGTACCTGGAGCTGAAGAAGGCTCTGGCTACCTCCGAGGCCAAAGTGCAGCAGCTCATGAAAGTCAACAGCAGTCTGAGTGACGAGCTTCGGAAGCTGCAGAGGGAG GCAGAGAACCTGCAGCTCCGGCAGCCACCAGGACCAGTGCCTGTACCCTCACTTCCCAGTGAACGGGCAGAACACACACTCATGGGCCCTGGTGGAAGTACCCATCGCAGGGACCGCCAGGCCTTCTCTATGTATGAGCCAGGCTCCGCCCTGAAGCCCTTTGGAGGTGCACCTGGGGATGAGCTCGCCACACGGCTCCAGCCTTTCCACAGCACA GAGCTGGAAGATGATGCCATCTATTCAGTACATGTCCCTGCTGGCCTTTACCGG ATCCGGAAGGGGGTGTCTGCCTCTTCTGTGACCttcactccctcctccccactgctgTCAAGCTCCCAAGAAGGAAGTCGCCATGCG AGCAAGCTTTCACGCCACGGCAGTGGCGCAGAGAGTGACTATGAGAACACACAGAGTGGAGAGCCTCTGCTGGG ACTTGAAGGGAAGCGATTCCTAGAGCTGAGCAAGGAGGATGAGCTGCACGCTGAGCTGGAGAGCTTAGATGGAGACCCAGACCCCGGGCTCCCCAGCACAGAAGATGTCATCCTAAAGACAGAGCAGGTCACCAAGAACATTCAGGAGCTATTGCGGGCAGCCCAGGAGTTCAAACATGACAG CTTTGTGCCCTGTTCAGAAAAGATCCATTTGGCTGTGACTGAGATGGCCTCTCTCTTCCCAAAG agGCCAGCCCTGGAGCCTGTGCGCAGTTCACTGCGGCTGCTCAACGCCAGCGCCTACCGGCTGCAGAGTGAATGCCGGAAGACAGTGCCTCCAGAACCTGGCGCCCCTGTGGACTTCCAGCTACTGACTCAGCAGGTGATCCAGTGCGCCTATGACATCGCCAAGGCTGCCAAGCAGCTGGTCACCATCACCACCCGAGAGAAGAAACAGTGA
- the Git1 gene encoding ARF GTPase-activating protein GIT1 → MSRKGPRAEVCADCSAPDPGWASISRGVLVCDECCSVHRSLGRHISIVKHLRHSAWPPTLLQMVHTLASNGANSIWEHSLLDPAQVQSGRRKANPQDKVHPIKSEFIRAKYQMLAFVHKLPCRDDDGVTAKDLSKQLHSSVRTGNLETCLRLLSLGAQANFFHPEKGTTPLHVAAKAGQTLQAELLVVYGADPGSPDVNGRTPIDYARQAGHHELAERLVECQYELTDRLAFYLCGRKPDHKNGHYIIPQMADRSRQKCMSQSLDLSELAKAAKKKLQALSNRLFEELAMDVYDEVDRRENDAVWLATQNHSTLVTERSAVPFLPVNPEYSATRNQGRQKLARFNAREFATLIIDILSEAKRRQQGKSLSSPTDNLELSARNQSDLDDQHDYDSVASDEDTDQEPLPSAGATRNNRARSMDSSDLSDGAVTLQEYLELKKALATSEAKVQQLMKVNSSLSDELRKLQREIHKLQAENLQLRQPPGPVPVPSLPSERAEHTLMGPGGSTHRRDRQAFSMYEPGSALKPFGGAPGDELATRLQPFHSTELEDDAIYSVHVPAGLYRIRKGVSASSVTFTPSSPLLSSSQEGSRHASKLSRHGSGAESDYENTQSGEPLLGLEGKRFLELSKEDELHAELESLDGDPDPGLPSTEDVILKTEQVTKNIQELLRAAQEFKHDSFVPCSEKIHLAVTEMASLFPKRPALEPVRSSLRLLNASAYRLQSECRKTVPPEPGAPVDFQLLTQQVIQCAYDIAKAAKQLVTITTREKKQ, encoded by the exons ATGTCCCGGAAGGGGCCGCGAGCGGAGGTGTGTGCGGACTGCAGCGCCCCTG ACCCTGGCTGGGCATCTATCAGCAGAGGTGTGCTGGTTTGTGACGAGTGCTGCAGTGTGCACCGGAGCCTGGGACGACACATCTCCATTGTCAAACACCTTCGCCACAGCGCCTGGCCTCCTACGCTGCTACAG ATGGTGCACACGCTTGCCAGCAACGGGGCCAACTCTATCTGGGAGCATTCCCTGCTGGACCCTGCACAAGTGCAAAGTGGCCGGCGCAAAGCCAACCCCCAAGACAAAGTCCA CCCCATCAAGTCAGAGTTCATCAGGGCAAAGTACCAGATGCTGGCGTTTGTGCACAAGCTTCCCTGCCGTGATGATGATGGGGTCACCGCCAAAGACCTCAGCAAG CAACTGCACTCGAGTGTGCGAACAGGCAACCTGGAGACCTGTCTGCGCCTGCTTTCCCTGGGTGCCCAGGCCAACTTCTTCCACCCAGAAAAGGGCACTACACCTCTACACGTGGCTGCCAAGGCAGGGCAGACACTGCAGGCTGAGCTGCTAGTAGTGTATGGGGCTGACCCAGGCTCCCCTGATGTCAATGGCCGCACACCCATTGACTATGCCAG GCAGGCGGGGCACCATGAACTGGCAGAAAGGCTAGTTGAGTGCCAGTATGAGCTCACTGACCGGTTGGCCTTCTACCTCTGTGGACGGAAGCCTG atCACAAGAATGGGCATTACATCATCCCACAGATGGCTGACAG ATCTCGGCAAAAGTGCATGTCTCAGAG TTTGGATCTGTCTGAattggccaaagctgccaagaaGAAGCTACAAGCA CTCAGCAACCGGCTCTTTGAGGAGCTCGCCATGGATGTGTATGACGAAGTGGACCGGAGAGAAAATGATGCAG TGTGGCTAGCTACCCAGAATCATAGCACCCTGGTGACAGAACGCAGTGCTGTGCCCTTCCTGCCAGTCAACCCTGAATACTCAGCCACTCGGAATCAG GGACGACAGAAATTGGCTCGTTTTAATGCCCGAGAGTTTGCCACCTTGATCATCGACATCCTCAGTGAGGCCAAACGGAGGCAGCAGGGCAAGAGTCTGAGCAGCCCCACAG ACAACCTCGAGCTGTCTGCACGGAACCAAAGTGACCTGGACGACCAGCACGACTACGATAGTGTGGCTTCTGACGAAGACACAGACCAGGAGCCCTTGCCCAGTGCTGGCGCCACGCGGAACAATCGTGCCAGG AGCATGGACTCCTCAGATCTGTCGGATGGGGCTGTGACGCTGCAGGAGTACCTGGAGCTGAAGAAGGCTCTGGCTACCTCCGAGGCCAAAGTGCAGCAGCTCATGAAAGTCAACAGCAGTCTGAGTGACGAGCTTCGGAAGCTGCAGAGGGAG ATCCACAAACTGCAGGCAGAGAACCTGCAGCTCCGGCAGCCACCAGGACCAGTGCCTGTACCCTCACTTCCCAGTGAACGGGCAGAACACACACTCATGGGCCCTGGTGGAAGTACCCATCGCAGGGACCGCCAGGCCTTCTCTATGTATGAGCCAGGCTCCGCCCTGAAGCCCTTTGGAGGTGCACCTGGGGATGAGCTCGCCACACGGCTCCAGCCTTTCCACAGCACA GAGCTGGAAGATGATGCCATCTATTCAGTACATGTCCCTGCTGGCCTTTACCGG ATCCGGAAGGGGGTGTCTGCCTCTTCTGTGACCttcactccctcctccccactgctgTCAAGCTCCCAAGAAGGAAGTCGCCATGCG AGCAAGCTTTCACGCCACGGCAGTGGCGCAGAGAGTGACTATGAGAACACACAGAGTGGAGAGCCTCTGCTGGG ACTTGAAGGGAAGCGATTCCTAGAGCTGAGCAAGGAGGATGAGCTGCACGCTGAGCTGGAGAGCTTAGATGGAGACCCAGACCCCGGGCTCCCCAGCACAGAAGATGTCATCCTAAAGACAGAGCAGGTCACCAAGAACATTCAGGAGCTATTGCGGGCAGCCCAGGAGTTCAAACATGACAG CTTTGTGCCCTGTTCAGAAAAGATCCATTTGGCTGTGACTGAGATGGCCTCTCTCTTCCCAAAG agGCCAGCCCTGGAGCCTGTGCGCAGTTCACTGCGGCTGCTCAACGCCAGCGCCTACCGGCTGCAGAGTGAATGCCGGAAGACAGTGCCTCCAGAACCTGGCGCCCCTGTGGACTTCCAGCTACTGACTCAGCAGGTGATCCAGTGCGCCTATGACATCGCCAAGGCTGCCAAGCAGCTGGTCACCATCACCACCCGAGAGAAGAAACAGTGA